The Microbulbifer hydrolyticus genome has a segment encoding these proteins:
- a CDS encoding pectate lyase family protein: protein MRNTSQFLLTLLLCAGMTACGGGGSDNTGGNSSSSSSSSSSSSSSSSSSSSSGGSSSSSSSSSSGSSSSSGSSSGSGNESIDGGFAGYGYNLTGGAGGLVYTVNNGADLQDKLDEAKDASQPVTIYIDGTITDFNTGTGTDIQIKDMDNVSLIGVGENGEFDGIGLSIRRANNIIVQNLLFHEAWPGQEKDNISIEGDDDGSTTSHIWIDHCELYNSLEVDKNYYDGLIDSKSGARYITLSYNYMHDAWKTTLHGHTENDSNPDTDRLITFHHNRFEDLESRVPLFRHGRGHVYNNYYNNINSTAINSRAGAEMLIENNVFENTQNPIVSFYSDVTGYWNLSGNVFGSGVTWTSGGGSDITAEDGESTSTYQVPYPYVLDATDGLKDHILANAGRGKLDQSDLEIPDPVTPEGELPVEEEPILEDVALPYAENFATDTAGFFSNSYRDLSGAPGDGTPMYHRVTGSAEIQSGALSLTGSRVSIGNSTPTVSTTSGDSNTGVFDLSVPWQISFKVVSVSGDTSKYFQLYVDNNTASSSNSIWGGSSKFHQVLLSDLVAGQSYTVTGLTASSNSFITLRTESSATVAVDDILIEVMP, encoded by the coding sequence ATGCGTAATACATCGCAATTTCTGCTCACCTTGTTACTGTGCGCTGGCATGACTGCCTGCGGCGGTGGTGGCAGCGATAACACTGGTGGCAACTCATCGAGCTCTTCGAGCAGTTCCAGCAGCAGTTCGTCCAGCAGCTCTTCCAGTTCTTCCTCTGGGGGAAGCTCTTCCAGTAGTTCTTCGAGCTCGTCAGGTTCTTCCAGCAGTTCCGGCTCCTCCTCCGGTTCCGGTAACGAAAGTATCGACGGTGGCTTCGCCGGATACGGTTACAACCTCACCGGCGGCGCCGGTGGCCTGGTGTATACCGTCAACAATGGCGCGGACCTACAGGACAAGCTCGACGAAGCCAAGGACGCGAGCCAGCCGGTTACGATTTACATCGACGGTACCATCACCGACTTCAATACCGGTACCGGCACCGATATCCAGATCAAGGATATGGATAACGTGTCGCTGATCGGCGTAGGTGAAAACGGCGAATTTGACGGTATCGGCCTCTCCATTCGCCGCGCCAACAACATCATCGTGCAGAACCTGCTGTTCCACGAAGCCTGGCCGGGCCAGGAGAAAGACAACATCAGCATCGAAGGCGATGACGATGGCAGTACCACCAGCCATATATGGATTGACCACTGCGAGCTTTACAATTCGCTGGAGGTGGACAAGAACTACTACGATGGCCTGATCGATTCCAAAAGCGGTGCACGCTATATCACCCTGTCCTACAACTATATGCACGATGCATGGAAGACCACCCTGCACGGGCATACGGAAAACGACAGCAATCCCGACACGGATCGCCTGATCACCTTCCACCACAATCGCTTCGAAGACCTGGAGTCCCGCGTACCCCTGTTTCGCCACGGTCGCGGCCACGTATATAACAACTACTACAACAACATCAATTCCACAGCGATCAACTCCCGCGCTGGCGCCGAGATGCTGATCGAAAACAACGTGTTCGAGAATACCCAGAACCCGATCGTATCTTTCTATTCCGATGTCACCGGCTACTGGAATCTGAGCGGCAATGTTTTTGGCAGTGGTGTGACCTGGACCAGTGGAGGTGGCTCCGATATCACCGCTGAGGATGGCGAATCTACCTCCACTTACCAGGTGCCTTACCCCTACGTCCTGGATGCCACCGATGGGCTGAAGGATCACATCCTCGCCAATGCCGGCCGCGGCAAACTGGACCAGTCCGATTTGGAAATTCCCGACCCGGTTACTCCGGAAGGTGAGTTGCCCGTAGAGGAGGAGCCGATACTGGAAGATGTGGCATTGCCCTACGCGGAAAACTTTGCCACCGACACCGCCGGCTTCTTCAGCAACAGCTATCGAGATCTCAGTGGCGCGCCCGGCGACGGCACACCCATGTACCACCGGGTGACCGGCAGCGCGGAAATCCAGAGCGGGGCACTAAGCCTGACCGGTAGCCGCGTATCCATCGGCAACAGCACGCCAACCGTCAGTACCACCAGCGGTGATTCCAACACTGGTGTGTTTGACCTGAGCGTGCCCTGGCAGATCTCGTTCAAGGTGGTCAGCGTGAGCGGGGATACCAGCAAGTACTTCCAGCTGTATGTGGATAACAACACGGCCTCAAGCAGCAACTCCATCTGGGGTGGTAGCTCGAAATTCCACCAGGTGCTGCTCAGCGATCTGGTGGCCGGCCAGAGTTATACCGTGACAGGTCTGACCGCCAGCAGTAATTCGTTCATTACCCTGCGTACTGAGAGTAGCGCCACCGTGGCAGTAGACGACATCCTGATCGAGGTGATGCCCTGA
- a CDS encoding pectinesterase family protein codes for MRVPSTLLATSMAALLGSLLTGCSDDGEKRELAELNNIVVAEPEPEPEPEPEPEPEPEPEPEPEPEPEPEPEPEPEPEPEPEPAAFTCPETGLYFCDDFEDGEFASTWNALIDSYGLADPGVFDILDEGDKGKSLRFTAGTRGENLSEGELILVKESAFGGVPEDYFVEYRIRPRQNGNTGNKYLYSIGRYQGPLQWYFGGLNMQNSSDSTQVEAGYATTDDGITGSVSREVQVKKPILLGEKDGTDGTWYNVRYDMVGNSVTVYLDGEEIGTYTDDASQFTTAGRIGFFTYNRSFEVDYVKVGDPAVKPVQLTIDYAEPVWVTTAGKEPEVINVTAVKSDGVTADTFSVSSSDSSVVSVAVDGTVVTLTPLAPGEAEISFVSGSDSGLRRTISASVAKAFEMPTATYGDISARVTPVPGATGEYEDTRLSITFDNAPTLNETLGSVRIFTVNGDSEIDAIYAGGEVDVLGYPGQDGARALNTTPFVIEGDTLTIAPHTGMLLPSTEYFVAISSDLVQGATLNGETFTGLGKDAGWTFTTRASGPTGADVTVDDDGAADFRTVQGALNHVMENVAADEPATISIAAGDYHEVLFLTGKNNLTISGAGVDQTRIFYDNYDGLNGGTAGRGLFLVSGGDMLTLEDLTIENTHQRTGAGDQAETIYFNSDGRLIARNAAFISEQDTLLLKGYNWFYNTLVAGNVDFIWGYSTASVFENSEIRSLGDSKSTEATSGGGYVLQARTPVETAPGFVFLNSELTQGPSPTGVTIEQGTTYLARSGGSSSYYDNVTFINTAMGTHVNAEGWAYEGINGQPAPNPATATAASGWREYGSTDLAGNPLDMSSRCGTSGSCYALTAEEMEASFCSRAQIFAGWNGGEGWDPYPEDTSDDHCPSVTGSDETWSGNGVLLGDPGSITTASGSITEQTDTSVTFTASDGKFETGMSFYLVSQQVTGDFTLTAKLKSAGVPYAANQFPVGLMMCECDAASATNSPLAHIGMYLSGSDWVTQYGHVLADGGGWGKSGDGAVLTPGDNLYFKLQRVGQQYKAYYSTDGGTTYSSGWGNTFTGLPDTIKVGLFAAPYNDDQSFAFEDIQLVQ; via the coding sequence ATGAGAGTACCAAGCACCTTGTTGGCCACCTCCATGGCTGCGTTGCTCGGCAGCCTGCTGACTGGCTGTAGTGACGACGGCGAAAAAAGAGAGCTGGCTGAACTGAACAACATCGTCGTTGCGGAACCCGAACCCGAACCCGAGCCCGAACCCGAACCCGAGCCCGAACCCGAACCCGAGCCCGAGCCCGAGCCCGAGCCCGAACCCGAACCCGAACCCGAGCCCGAACCGGAACCCGAACCGGAGCCGGCGGCTTTTACCTGCCCCGAAACCGGTCTCTATTTCTGTGACGATTTTGAAGACGGTGAATTTGCCAGTACCTGGAATGCGCTGATTGATAGCTACGGCCTTGCTGACCCCGGCGTGTTCGATATTCTCGACGAGGGCGACAAGGGAAAATCCCTGCGCTTTACCGCCGGTACCCGCGGTGAAAACCTGAGCGAGGGCGAGCTGATTCTGGTGAAGGAGTCCGCGTTTGGGGGGGTGCCCGAGGATTACTTCGTCGAGTATCGAATTCGCCCGCGTCAGAACGGCAATACCGGTAACAAATACCTGTACAGCATTGGCCGTTACCAGGGCCCGCTGCAGTGGTACTTCGGCGGCCTGAACATGCAGAACAGCAGCGACTCCACCCAGGTGGAAGCGGGCTATGCAACCACTGACGATGGCATTACCGGATCAGTCAGCCGTGAAGTGCAGGTGAAAAAGCCGATCCTGCTGGGTGAGAAAGACGGTACCGATGGTACCTGGTACAACGTGCGCTACGACATGGTCGGCAATAGCGTTACCGTTTACCTGGACGGGGAAGAAATAGGTACCTACACCGACGATGCGAGCCAGTTCACTACGGCCGGCCGTATCGGTTTCTTCACCTACAACCGCTCGTTCGAAGTGGACTACGTAAAAGTTGGCGATCCTGCGGTCAAGCCGGTACAGCTGACCATCGACTACGCCGAGCCGGTGTGGGTTACCACTGCGGGAAAAGAGCCTGAGGTAATCAACGTTACCGCAGTGAAAAGCGATGGTGTTACCGCGGATACCTTTAGTGTCAGCTCCAGTGATTCCTCGGTTGTCTCCGTTGCGGTGGATGGCACTGTGGTGACACTGACCCCGCTCGCGCCAGGTGAAGCCGAGATCTCCTTTGTCAGTGGTTCCGACAGCGGCCTGCGACGCACGATCAGCGCCAGCGTTGCCAAGGCATTTGAAATGCCGACCGCCACCTATGGCGATATCAGCGCTCGGGTCACCCCGGTTCCCGGGGCTACCGGCGAGTACGAAGACACCCGTCTCAGTATTACCTTCGACAACGCGCCGACGCTGAATGAAACCCTTGGTTCTGTGCGTATTTTCACAGTCAATGGGGATAGCGAGATTGACGCTATCTACGCGGGTGGGGAGGTCGATGTGCTCGGCTATCCCGGCCAGGACGGCGCCCGTGCACTCAACACCACACCGTTCGTGATCGAGGGCGATACCCTGACCATCGCGCCGCACACCGGCATGCTGTTGCCGAGTACCGAGTACTTTGTGGCCATCAGCTCCGACCTGGTTCAGGGTGCAACGCTGAATGGAGAAACGTTTACCGGTCTGGGTAAAGATGCGGGCTGGACCTTCACCACCCGGGCATCCGGCCCCACCGGTGCCGACGTCACCGTGGACGACGACGGCGCTGCGGATTTCCGCACGGTGCAGGGTGCCCTGAACCATGTAATGGAAAATGTCGCAGCGGATGAGCCTGCCACTATCTCCATCGCTGCAGGGGATTACCATGAGGTGCTGTTCCTCACCGGTAAAAATAACCTCACCATCAGCGGTGCCGGTGTCGACCAGACACGTATTTTTTACGACAACTACGATGGCCTGAACGGGGGTACCGCAGGGCGGGGGTTGTTCCTGGTGAGTGGCGGCGACATGCTGACCCTGGAAGATCTCACTATTGAGAACACCCATCAGCGTACCGGTGCTGGTGACCAGGCAGAGACCATCTACTTTAACAGTGACGGTCGACTGATCGCCCGCAACGCCGCGTTTATCTCCGAGCAGGACACCCTGCTGCTGAAGGGCTACAACTGGTTCTATAACACCCTGGTTGCAGGCAATGTGGACTTTATCTGGGGCTACAGCACCGCCAGCGTATTTGAGAATTCCGAGATCCGCTCACTGGGTGATTCCAAAAGTACTGAGGCGACCAGCGGTGGTGGCTATGTTCTGCAGGCGCGCACCCCGGTAGAAACCGCACCAGGCTTTGTATTCCTGAATTCAGAACTGACCCAGGGCCCCAGCCCGACTGGTGTCACCATCGAGCAGGGCACTACCTACCTGGCTCGCAGTGGCGGTAGCAGCAGCTATTACGACAATGTCACTTTCATCAACACCGCAATGGGCACCCATGTAAACGCGGAAGGTTGGGCGTATGAAGGCATCAACGGCCAGCCCGCTCCCAATCCTGCCACCGCAACCGCCGCCAGTGGCTGGCGCGAGTACGGCAGCACCGACCTTGCCGGTAACCCGCTGGATATGAGCAGCCGCTGCGGTACCTCCGGCAGCTGTTACGCGCTGACCGCGGAAGAGATGGAAGCCAGCTTCTGTTCCCGTGCGCAGATCTTTGCCGGCTGGAACGGTGGTGAGGGCTGGGATCCGTACCCGGAAGATACCAGTGACGATCACTGTCCCTCAGTAACTGGATCGGATGAGACTTGGAGTGGTAATGGCGTGCTGTTGGGTGACCCGGGCTCCATTACCACCGCAAGCGGTTCAATCACCGAGCAAACCGATACCAGCGTTACCTTTACTGCCAGCGACGGCAAGTTTGAAACTGGCATGTCTTTCTATCTGGTATCCCAACAGGTAACCGGTGACTTTACCCTGACGGCGAAACTGAAAAGTGCCGGCGTACCCTATGCAGCCAATCAGTTCCCCGTGGGGCTGATGATGTGTGAGTGCGACGCTGCCAGCGCTACTAACTCGCCACTGGCGCATATCGGTATGTACCTGTCCGGCAGCGATTGGGTGACCCAGTACGGCCATGTACTTGCCGATGGTGGGGGTTGGGGCAAGAGTGGCGATGGCGCCGTGCTCACTCCGGGCGATAACCTCTACTTTAAGTTGCAGCGGGTAGGGCAGCAGTACAAGGCCTATTACTCGACCGATGGCGGCACCACATATTCCAGTGGTTGGGGCAACACCTTCACCGGCTTGCCAGATACCATCAAAGTCGGATTGTTCGCCGCGCCTTACAACGACGATCAGAGCTTCGCTTTCGAAGATATTCAACTGGTGCAATAA
- a CDS encoding fibronectin type III domain-containing protein, giving the protein MKPLPWTRSALALCIMGTLTACGGGGANENNEGDVVVTPPPQSSSSSSGGSSSGGSSGGGTEGPILSENFGDDLFVNFDEADTQFFFSQDYKALDANNAADAWPSFYYPTCCFFANDNPADGPEVALDQMGIVSDSGNPAMLLNTGRFSAGQTRPEIDDADPKKDTTSSDDVTTWGELDLSQPYRISFCVKDASGTRNMQVYVDNNTSGEANSTWGGGSSGSRIFNIPAGDLIPGKRVQINIPGDITYEQGGEVKDFRQEQVGSSSSFLQFRVEGGSSVIFDDLLVERQEDDGQSELPACNVFQPATAPEAPEAPSLFASDAQIAVSWASSIGATSYDVAYSTGTDVNTATIVEGLTETSTTLSELENGSEYSVWVRAVNNVGAGEWSEAATAMPVAPVGDNCVPTTSVDPSATNMIQWGVYDGCSHPGDLGAVVINGSEATNFAFGEDEVPYFSSDELGIMTLDTIGFDIKPVGDLDGVIAGDATTYPKHFTFIARIDTSFATTKDGVRGFEIETHLGDGGVDARGPARIKAILRPDGNKIQLDKFLSDDSTAEVDMDMTDGYHIYQVSFTVNDPTDAGNEYITAKVYRDGVEVGSFTGNGRDGGSSSSRMRIGEGSSSEFHANVDWLVWSDDEIAAGLTPEQLVGELPADIGELGAYAGADASAVFEENFNGIGLVEDSETEDTNFFTAEYRGQSGDATKPMFNVTSGSSRITVAGGTLALHNARFSIGDAMHGTDTADTDTAGRGDLDLSKPYVISFEVVENPNTSVESGKCQVYVDNNTSSSSKSMHGGSSKLVEKFASQLSDSDQPTGTVTIESDLGTASSFLQVRCDSGTEGMPVVIDDFKITYQ; this is encoded by the coding sequence ATGAAACCTTTACCTTGGACGAGATCCGCACTTGCGCTGTGCATTATGGGGACACTGACTGCCTGTGGCGGCGGTGGTGCCAATGAGAACAACGAGGGGGACGTGGTTGTCACTCCACCCCCGCAGTCTTCCAGCAGTTCATCTGGCGGTTCCTCCAGTGGCGGCTCCTCCGGTGGTGGCACTGAAGGCCCGATCCTTTCCGAAAACTTTGGTGATGATCTGTTCGTCAACTTTGATGAAGCGGATACCCAGTTTTTCTTCAGCCAGGACTACAAGGCGCTGGACGCGAACAACGCCGCCGACGCCTGGCCTTCCTTTTACTATCCCACCTGCTGTTTCTTTGCCAACGATAACCCGGCCGACGGTCCCGAAGTGGCACTCGACCAGATGGGGATCGTCAGCGACAGTGGCAACCCGGCGATGCTGCTGAACACCGGCCGCTTTTCTGCCGGTCAGACCCGCCCGGAGATCGACGACGCAGATCCCAAGAAAGACACCACCAGTTCAGATGACGTAACCACCTGGGGTGAGCTGGACCTGAGCCAGCCCTATCGCATTTCTTTCTGTGTGAAAGATGCCTCCGGTACCCGCAACATGCAGGTGTACGTGGACAACAACACGTCCGGCGAAGCCAACTCCACCTGGGGTGGCGGCAGTTCCGGTTCGCGTATCTTCAATATCCCGGCCGGTGACCTGATTCCGGGGAAGCGTGTCCAGATCAACATCCCGGGCGATATCACCTATGAGCAGGGCGGTGAGGTCAAAGATTTCCGCCAGGAACAGGTAGGTAGCTCAAGCTCCTTCCTGCAGTTTCGCGTAGAGGGCGGCAGCTCGGTGATCTTTGATGACCTGCTGGTTGAGCGCCAGGAAGACGACGGTCAGTCCGAACTGCCTGCCTGTAACGTATTCCAGCCCGCTACTGCGCCGGAAGCGCCGGAAGCGCCGAGCCTGTTTGCCAGCGATGCTCAGATCGCGGTTAGCTGGGCCTCTTCTATTGGTGCGACCTCTTATGATGTGGCCTACAGCACCGGTACCGATGTGAATACCGCGACTATCGTGGAAGGGCTGACCGAGACCAGCACCACCCTGAGCGAGCTGGAAAATGGCAGCGAGTACAGTGTGTGGGTGCGCGCCGTGAACAATGTTGGCGCCGGTGAATGGAGTGAGGCGGCCACTGCGATGCCGGTTGCGCCAGTTGGTGACAACTGTGTCCCGACCACCTCAGTGGACCCGTCTGCAACCAACATGATCCAGTGGGGCGTATACGATGGTTGCTCTCACCCGGGTGACCTGGGTGCGGTCGTGATCAACGGCAGTGAGGCAACCAATTTCGCATTCGGCGAAGACGAAGTACCTTACTTCTCCAGTGACGAGCTTGGCATCATGACCCTGGATACCATCGGCTTCGATATCAAGCCTGTTGGTGACCTGGACGGTGTGATCGCTGGTGATGCGACCACCTATCCCAAACACTTCACCTTTATCGCCCGTATCGATACCTCCTTTGCTACCACCAAAGATGGCGTTCGTGGATTCGAGATCGAGACTCACCTCGGTGATGGCGGCGTAGACGCACGCGGACCGGCACGAATCAAGGCGATCCTGCGTCCGGATGGCAACAAGATCCAGCTGGATAAATTCCTCTCCGACGACAGCACCGCGGAAGTGGACATGGATATGACCGATGGCTACCACATCTATCAGGTCAGCTTCACGGTGAACGACCCGACGGATGCCGGTAACGAATACATCACCGCCAAGGTTTATCGAGATGGTGTTGAAGTCGGCAGCTTTACCGGTAATGGCCGCGACGGTGGCTCGTCGAGTAGTCGCATGCGTATCGGTGAGGGTTCGTCCAGCGAATTCCACGCGAATGTCGACTGGCTGGTGTGGAGCGACGACGAGATTGCCGCGGGCCTGACCCCGGAGCAGCTGGTTGGTGAACTGCCGGCGGATATCGGTGAGCTGGGTGCCTACGCAGGTGCCGATGCGAGCGCGGTGTTTGAAGAGAACTTCAACGGCATCGGCCTCGTAGAGGACTCGGAAACAGAAGATACCAACTTCTTCACCGCCGAGTACCGCGGCCAGTCCGGCGATGCGACCAAGCCGATGTTCAATGTGACCAGCGGTAGCTCCCGCATCACGGTTGCGGGCGGCACGTTGGCACTGCACAACGCGCGCTTCTCCATCGGTGATGCGATGCACGGGACGGATACTGCCGATACCGACACCGCCGGTCGCGGTGACCTGGACCTCAGCAAGCCCTATGTCATTTCCTTCGAAGTGGTGGAAAACCCCAATACTTCTGTGGAGTCCGGCAAGTGTCAGGTGTACGTGGACAACAACACCTCGAGTTCCAGCAAGTCCATGCATGGTGGCAGCTCCAAGCTGGTCGAGAAGTTTGCATCCCAGCTCTCGGATAGCGATCAGCCCACCGGTACCGTCACCATTGAAAGTGACCTGGGTACTGCCAGCTCCTTCCTGCAGGTTCGCTGTGACAGCGGTACGGAAGGCATGCCGGTCGTGATCGACGATTTCAAGATCACTTATCAGTAA